From Parambassis ranga chromosome 9, fParRan2.1, whole genome shotgun sequence, the proteins below share one genomic window:
- the dab2ipa gene encoding disabled homolog 2-interacting protein isoform X1, with the protein MEELVKHLSRCQHLGWMSVIELKSPSINWLSCGQRAEPDIWSKMFCILSDSQLLMLDDLEVHPLLLAERAETCTVWLLRYTLRVTSARPRPTHKDAPERGLRRQSMPSNSVMDTPTARVTGFLSRRLKQSLRRTHSQPKLSRQSSTKPDATAPAETRCVMRRLRCGSQESLLSTGCVSSLELRMDQSVIIKPVHSSLLGQDYCFEVTTSTGTKCFSCRSAAERDKWMENLRRAVHPNKDNSRRLENMLTVWVIEAKDLPAKKRYFCELCLDDSLYARTSCKLKTDNIFWGERFDFSSLPSISSITLHLYKDTDRKRKKDKSSYVGLVNIPVATVTGRQLVEKWYSLSTPSTLRGKSSVPTVRVKARYQSVVILPMEQYKEFAEYISSNYLLLCSTLEASISLRAKEELAAALVHILHSTGKAKDFLTDLMMSEVDRCRDNDQLIFRENTLATKSIEEYLKLIGQKYLQDALGEFIKALYESDENCEVDPSRCATSDLTEHQANLRMCCELAFCKILDSYRVFPRELKEVFASWRQECGNRGRPDISERLISASLFLRFLCPAVMSPSLFDLMQEYPDERTARTLTLIAKVIQNLANFSKFGTKEEYMLFMNDFVERQWSSMQRFLQEISNPDGLNHTAGFDGYIDLGRELSSLHTLLTELDQSCLLKLGPLPRFLRDVSAALANPGGVANPGNMAVSSPEPQRVVSPPPLSPPPLSPPLSPPLAACNPSVGLQGSVGLDGGLVDFTRLPSPTPENKDLFFVTKGSSLQPASGLQGSPAPSSSYSEPNENEAAFEMTNGGRREGPELTNESRSLSLVDLQDSSPSDGLDDSQWQRRTGLLPLSFQNPVYHMTTTSPRQPQQQNDATPSDGSVGSQGNADDRNNTMATKPAFLTQMSVGLGGGERGERGERMSAMSSSSSGEEYSRRALSLTETLTGSSAPPRQNSSGPQRRIDQPPPPASAPPGPPRGRTPPSMLSGGSGGGSVYPPRPASGSMMSSSPDWPSSSQSRLRQTSSSSKGDSPEKQRSTAKAPSPCALDRTAAWLLNMNSASSYGETEDDRHDDALVEKYQQEIALLQEKLRVAALRQEECEARLMVQDQQNQRMLQEYQARLEDTESRLRRLQDDKDLQMNSIISRLMAVEDELKKDHSDMQAVVDSKQKIIEAQEKRIASLDAANTRLMAALTQLKERYAVTSQRNGLSPSNTSSLQITENGEFRNSGN; encoded by the exons ATGGAGGAGCTGGTCAAACACCTGTCCAGGTGTCAGCACCTGGGCTGGATGAGTGTGATAG AGTTGAAGAGCCCCTCCATCAATTGGCTGTCTTGTGGTCAGAGGGCGGAGCCTGACATCTGGAGTAAAATGTTCTGCATCCTGTCAGATTCACAGCTCCTGATGCTGGATGACCTGGAG GTTCATCCTCTGCTTCTTGCAGAGAGGGCGGAGACTTGTACTGTTTGGTTGCTAAGATACACCCTCCGTGTGACCTCAGCACGTCCTCGCCCCACCCACAAAG ATGCTCCAGAGAGGGGGCTGCGCCGACAGAGCATGCCCAGTAATTCTGTCATGGACACACCCACCGCTAGAGTGACg ggCTTTCTGTCCCGCCGGTTGAAGCAGTCTCTCCGTCGAACGCATTCTCAGCCAAAGCTGTCTCGTCAGAGCAGCACAAAGCCCGACGCGACCGCTCCGGCTGAGACCAG gtgtgtgaTGCGGCGGCTGCGTTGTGGTAGCCAAGAGTCGTTGCTGAGCACCGGCTGTGTGTCGTCTCTGGAACTCAGGATGGACCAATCAGTGATCATCAAACCAGTTCACTCCTCCCTGCTCGGGCAGGACTACTGCTTCGAg GTAACGACTTCAACAGGCACCAAGTGCTTCTCGTGTCGctcagcagcagaaagagaCAAATGGATGGAGAACCTGCGCCGGGCCGTTCACCCCAACAAGGACAACAGCCGGCGGCTGGAGAACATGCTGACGGTGTGGGTGATCGAGGCCAAAGACCTGCCCGCCAAGAAACG GTACTTCTGTGAGCTGTGCCTGGACGACAGTCTCTACGCTCGCACCTCCTGTAAGTTGAAGACAGACAACATCTTTTGGGGCGAACGCTTCGACTTCAGCAGTCTtccatccatcagctccatcacgCTGCACCTGTACAAAGACAccgacaggaagaggaagaaggacaaGAGCAGCTACGTTGGGTTGGTCAACATCCCGGTTGCCACAGTGACCGGGAGGCAGCTGGTGGAGAAGTGGTACTCTCTGAGCACGCCCAGTACACTCCGAG GTAAATCATCGGTGCCGACGGTGCGGGTCAAGGCTCGGTATCAGAGCGTCGTCATCCTGCCGATGGAGCAGTACAAAGAGTTTGCAGAGTACATCAGCTCCAActacctgctgctctgctccaccctGGAGGCCTCCATCAGTCTGAGAGCCAaggaggagctggctgctgCACTCGTGCACATCCTACACAGCACTGGCAAAGCCAAG gacttcctgacagacctgatgatgtcagaggtaGACCGTTGCCGTGACAACGACCAGCTGATcttcagagaaaacacactggCGACGAAAAGTATCGAGGAATACTTGAAGCTGATTGGACAAAAGTACCTTCAGGATGCCCTCG gcgAGTTCATTAAGGCTCTGTATGAATCGGATGAGAACTGTGAGGTGGACCCGTCTCGCTGtgcgacctctgacctcacgGAGCATCAGGCCAACCTGCGGATGTGCTGTGAACTGGCTTTCTGTAAGATCCTGGACTCGTACAG GGTCTTCCCACGGGAGCTGAAGGAGGTTTTTGCTTCTTGGCGTCAGGAGTGTGGTAACCGAGGGCGACCCGACATCAGCGAGCGCCTCATCAGCGCCTCGTTGTTCCTGCGCTTCCTGTGTCcagctgtgatgtcaccatCGCTGTTCGACCTGATGCAGGAATACCCCGATGAGCGCACTGCGAGAACACTGACCCTGATCGCCAAAGTGATTCAGAACCTCGCCAACTTCAGCAA GTTTGGCACTAAGGAGGAGTACATGCTGTTCATGAATGACTTCGTGGAGCGCCAGTGGAGCAGCATGCAGCGCTTCTTGCAGGAGATCTCCAACCCCGACGGACTGAACCACACCGCCGGCTTCGACGGGTACATCGACCTCGGCAGAGAACTGTCCAGTCTGCACACGCTGCTGACCGAGCTGGACCAG TCGTGTCTGCTGAAGCTTGGTCCTCTTCCTCGGTTCCTCAGAGACGTGTCTGCAGCCCTTGCTAACCCGGGAGGCGTGGCCAATCCTGGGAACATGGCCGTTTCTTCTCCAGAGCCTCAGCGTGTGGTGTCTCCACCCCCTCTGTCCCcgccccctctctccccccccctgtCTCCACCTCTGGCAGCCTGTAACCCCTCTGTTGGTCTGCAGGGCAGCGTGGGACTGGACGGAGG tttggtAGATTTCACCAGACTTCCCTCTCCGACTCCAGAGAACAAAGATTTGTTCTTTGTCACCAAAGGATCCAGTCTGCAGCCTGCATCAG GACTGCAGGGCTCTCCAGCTCCCAGCTCCTCGTACTCAGAACCCAACGAGAATGAGGCTGCATTTGAAATGACCAATGGAGGTCGGAGGGAGGGGCCTGAGCTGACCAATGAGAGCCGCAGTCTGTCGCTAGTGGACCTTCAGGACTCCTCCCCTAGTGACGGTCTTGATGACAGTCAGTGGCAGCGCAGGACAGggctcctccccctctccttccaAAACCCTGTCTATCACATGACTACAACATCACCACGGcaaccacagcagcagaatGACGCCACACCTTCAGATGGCTCGGTGGGGTCGCAGGGAAACGCAGATGACAGGAACAACACCATGGCGACCAAACCGGCGTTTCTGACCCAGATGTCAGTGGGGctgggaggaggggagaggggagagcGAGGGGAGAGGATGTCGGCCATGtcgagcagcagcagtggagaggAGTACTCCCGCCGCGCGCTGTCTCTGACCGAAACGCTCACAG GTAGTTCTGCCCCACCTCGGCAGAACTCATCGGGGCCTCAGAGACGCATTGACCAGCCACCTCCCCCAGCCTCGGCTCCACCGGGACCACCACGGGGCCGTACGCCTCCCAGCATGCTCAGTGGTGGCAGTGGTGGAGGCTCCGTCTACCCGCCACGTCCCGCCTCTGGTAGCATGATGTCATCAAGCCCTGACTGGCCAAGCAGTAGCCAGTCCCGGCTCAgacagacatcatcatcatcaaaaggAGACAGCCCTGAGAAACAGCGGTCCACTGCCAAG gcccCGTCTCCCTGTGCGTTGGACCGAACTGCTGCCTGGCTGCTCAACATGAACTCTGCCTCCTCCTATGGTGAGACGGAGGATGATCGTCATGACGACGCCCTGGTGGAGAAG tacCAGCAGGAGATCGCACTGCTGCAGGAGAAGCTTCGAGTTGCAGCATTGCGACAGGAGGAGTGTGAAGCTCGTCTGATGGTCCAGGACCAGCAGAACCAACGCATGCTGCAGGAGTACCAg gctcggctggaggacacagagagtagactgaggaggctgcaggatgaCAAAGACCTGCAGATGAACAGCATCATCAGCAG gcTGATGGCAGTGgaggacgagctgaagaaggATCACTCGGACATGCAGGCTGTGGTTGACTCCAAACAGAAGATTATCGAGGCACAG GAAAAGAGGATCGCGAGTCTTGATGCCGCAAACACTCGCCTGATGGCGgcactcacacagctgaagGAGCGCTacgctgtgacatcacaaaggAATGGTCTGTCTCCTAGCAACACATCATCTCTGCAGATTACTGAGAATGGAGAGTTCCGCAACTCAGGCAACTGA
- the dab2ipa gene encoding disabled homolog 2-interacting protein isoform X2 produces the protein MRRLRCGSQESLLSTGCVSSLELRMDQSVIIKPVHSSLLGQDYCFEVTTSTGTKCFSCRSAAERDKWMENLRRAVHPNKDNSRRLENMLTVWVIEAKDLPAKKRYFCELCLDDSLYARTSCKLKTDNIFWGERFDFSSLPSISSITLHLYKDTDRKRKKDKSSYVGLVNIPVATVTGRQLVEKWYSLSTPSTLRGKSSVPTVRVKARYQSVVILPMEQYKEFAEYISSNYLLLCSTLEASISLRAKEELAAALVHILHSTGKAKDFLTDLMMSEVDRCRDNDQLIFRENTLATKSIEEYLKLIGQKYLQDALGEFIKALYESDENCEVDPSRCATSDLTEHQANLRMCCELAFCKILDSYRVFPRELKEVFASWRQECGNRGRPDISERLISASLFLRFLCPAVMSPSLFDLMQEYPDERTARTLTLIAKVIQNLANFSKFGTKEEYMLFMNDFVERQWSSMQRFLQEISNPDGLNHTAGFDGYIDLGRELSSLHTLLTELDQSCLLKLGPLPRFLRDVSAALANPGGVANPGNMAVSSPEPQRVVSPPPLSPPPLSPPLSPPLAACNPSVGLQGSVGLDGGLVDFTRLPSPTPENKDLFFVTKGSSLQPASGLQGSPAPSSSYSEPNENEAAFEMTNGGRREGPELTNESRSLSLVDLQDSSPSDGLDDSQWQRRTGLLPLSFQNPVYHMTTTSPRQPQQQNDATPSDGSVGSQGNADDRNNTMATKPAFLTQMSVGLGGGERGERGERMSAMSSSSSGEEYSRRALSLTETLTGSSAPPRQNSSGPQRRIDQPPPPASAPPGPPRGRTPPSMLSGGSGGGSVYPPRPASGSMMSSSPDWPSSSQSRLRQTSSSSKGDSPEKQRSTAKAPSPCALDRTAAWLLNMNSASSYGETEDDRHDDALVEKYQQEIALLQEKLRVAALRQEECEARLMVQDQQNQRMLQEYQARLEDTESRLRRLQDDKDLQMNSIISRLMAVEDELKKDHSDMQAVVDSKQKIIEAQEKRIASLDAANTRLMAALTQLKERYAVTSQRNGLSPSNTSSLQITENGEFRNSGN, from the exons aTGCGGCGGCTGCGTTGTGGTAGCCAAGAGTCGTTGCTGAGCACCGGCTGTGTGTCGTCTCTGGAACTCAGGATGGACCAATCAGTGATCATCAAACCAGTTCACTCCTCCCTGCTCGGGCAGGACTACTGCTTCGAg GTAACGACTTCAACAGGCACCAAGTGCTTCTCGTGTCGctcagcagcagaaagagaCAAATGGATGGAGAACCTGCGCCGGGCCGTTCACCCCAACAAGGACAACAGCCGGCGGCTGGAGAACATGCTGACGGTGTGGGTGATCGAGGCCAAAGACCTGCCCGCCAAGAAACG GTACTTCTGTGAGCTGTGCCTGGACGACAGTCTCTACGCTCGCACCTCCTGTAAGTTGAAGACAGACAACATCTTTTGGGGCGAACGCTTCGACTTCAGCAGTCTtccatccatcagctccatcacgCTGCACCTGTACAAAGACAccgacaggaagaggaagaaggacaaGAGCAGCTACGTTGGGTTGGTCAACATCCCGGTTGCCACAGTGACCGGGAGGCAGCTGGTGGAGAAGTGGTACTCTCTGAGCACGCCCAGTACACTCCGAG GTAAATCATCGGTGCCGACGGTGCGGGTCAAGGCTCGGTATCAGAGCGTCGTCATCCTGCCGATGGAGCAGTACAAAGAGTTTGCAGAGTACATCAGCTCCAActacctgctgctctgctccaccctGGAGGCCTCCATCAGTCTGAGAGCCAaggaggagctggctgctgCACTCGTGCACATCCTACACAGCACTGGCAAAGCCAAG gacttcctgacagacctgatgatgtcagaggtaGACCGTTGCCGTGACAACGACCAGCTGATcttcagagaaaacacactggCGACGAAAAGTATCGAGGAATACTTGAAGCTGATTGGACAAAAGTACCTTCAGGATGCCCTCG gcgAGTTCATTAAGGCTCTGTATGAATCGGATGAGAACTGTGAGGTGGACCCGTCTCGCTGtgcgacctctgacctcacgGAGCATCAGGCCAACCTGCGGATGTGCTGTGAACTGGCTTTCTGTAAGATCCTGGACTCGTACAG GGTCTTCCCACGGGAGCTGAAGGAGGTTTTTGCTTCTTGGCGTCAGGAGTGTGGTAACCGAGGGCGACCCGACATCAGCGAGCGCCTCATCAGCGCCTCGTTGTTCCTGCGCTTCCTGTGTCcagctgtgatgtcaccatCGCTGTTCGACCTGATGCAGGAATACCCCGATGAGCGCACTGCGAGAACACTGACCCTGATCGCCAAAGTGATTCAGAACCTCGCCAACTTCAGCAA GTTTGGCACTAAGGAGGAGTACATGCTGTTCATGAATGACTTCGTGGAGCGCCAGTGGAGCAGCATGCAGCGCTTCTTGCAGGAGATCTCCAACCCCGACGGACTGAACCACACCGCCGGCTTCGACGGGTACATCGACCTCGGCAGAGAACTGTCCAGTCTGCACACGCTGCTGACCGAGCTGGACCAG TCGTGTCTGCTGAAGCTTGGTCCTCTTCCTCGGTTCCTCAGAGACGTGTCTGCAGCCCTTGCTAACCCGGGAGGCGTGGCCAATCCTGGGAACATGGCCGTTTCTTCTCCAGAGCCTCAGCGTGTGGTGTCTCCACCCCCTCTGTCCCcgccccctctctccccccccctgtCTCCACCTCTGGCAGCCTGTAACCCCTCTGTTGGTCTGCAGGGCAGCGTGGGACTGGACGGAGG tttggtAGATTTCACCAGACTTCCCTCTCCGACTCCAGAGAACAAAGATTTGTTCTTTGTCACCAAAGGATCCAGTCTGCAGCCTGCATCAG GACTGCAGGGCTCTCCAGCTCCCAGCTCCTCGTACTCAGAACCCAACGAGAATGAGGCTGCATTTGAAATGACCAATGGAGGTCGGAGGGAGGGGCCTGAGCTGACCAATGAGAGCCGCAGTCTGTCGCTAGTGGACCTTCAGGACTCCTCCCCTAGTGACGGTCTTGATGACAGTCAGTGGCAGCGCAGGACAGggctcctccccctctccttccaAAACCCTGTCTATCACATGACTACAACATCACCACGGcaaccacagcagcagaatGACGCCACACCTTCAGATGGCTCGGTGGGGTCGCAGGGAAACGCAGATGACAGGAACAACACCATGGCGACCAAACCGGCGTTTCTGACCCAGATGTCAGTGGGGctgggaggaggggagaggggagagcGAGGGGAGAGGATGTCGGCCATGtcgagcagcagcagtggagaggAGTACTCCCGCCGCGCGCTGTCTCTGACCGAAACGCTCACAG GTAGTTCTGCCCCACCTCGGCAGAACTCATCGGGGCCTCAGAGACGCATTGACCAGCCACCTCCCCCAGCCTCGGCTCCACCGGGACCACCACGGGGCCGTACGCCTCCCAGCATGCTCAGTGGTGGCAGTGGTGGAGGCTCCGTCTACCCGCCACGTCCCGCCTCTGGTAGCATGATGTCATCAAGCCCTGACTGGCCAAGCAGTAGCCAGTCCCGGCTCAgacagacatcatcatcatcaaaaggAGACAGCCCTGAGAAACAGCGGTCCACTGCCAAG gcccCGTCTCCCTGTGCGTTGGACCGAACTGCTGCCTGGCTGCTCAACATGAACTCTGCCTCCTCCTATGGTGAGACGGAGGATGATCGTCATGACGACGCCCTGGTGGAGAAG tacCAGCAGGAGATCGCACTGCTGCAGGAGAAGCTTCGAGTTGCAGCATTGCGACAGGAGGAGTGTGAAGCTCGTCTGATGGTCCAGGACCAGCAGAACCAACGCATGCTGCAGGAGTACCAg gctcggctggaggacacagagagtagactgaggaggctgcaggatgaCAAAGACCTGCAGATGAACAGCATCATCAGCAG gcTGATGGCAGTGgaggacgagctgaagaaggATCACTCGGACATGCAGGCTGTGGTTGACTCCAAACAGAAGATTATCGAGGCACAG GAAAAGAGGATCGCGAGTCTTGATGCCGCAAACACTCGCCTGATGGCGgcactcacacagctgaagGAGCGCTacgctgtgacatcacaaaggAATGGTCTGTCTCCTAGCAACACATCATCTCTGCAGATTACTGAGAATGGAGAGTTCCGCAACTCAGGCAACTGA
- the cntrl gene encoding centriolin isoform X2, with protein sequence MNRKQSELEGRLDNLLTRIATETHEIKELEQQLTTGQILINERLQKDLRDVISGLQEYLRGLRLQAHGAQQKVLHLQAENQSLQLHLEDTQRHCRDLEDTAKTHAQKLCVQQGELSLLRREALALRDRQVEQEAELQQLREELSRQVTLAQLERDTLQAAADKDKQSRESQLKATIHTLQEDKLSLQQQLLRLRDWGVVPGTPNLNRVDLDLDQDQEKEQEQAATQTLRHNLQRSQNRTRCVRQTLGAQPERSHEQLQEVLQERDRRRRQSGGHDRSVTRLHRKLQQLRRVMGEMEALTAEQLTSISEQLRALNHSMELLYTQNFSSTKKRRQQKRPPTEGGNCVHMMPTYTDPGTHRHTHTKRSETEERIFCSRERH encoded by the exons atgaacaggaagcagagcgAGCTGGAGGGGCGCCTGGACAACCTGCTGACACGCATCGCCACGGAGACACACGAGATCAAGGAGCTGGAGCAACAGCTGACCACCG GTCAGATCCTGATCAATGAACGTCTGCAGAAGGATCTGAGGGACGTGATCTCTGGACTTCAGGAGTATCTGAGAGGACTCAGGCTgcag GCTCATGGTGCCCAGCAGAAGGTCCTTCATCTGCAGGCTGAAAATCAAAGTCTGCAGCTCCATCTGGAGGACACTCAGAGACACTGCAGGGATCTGGAAGACACAGCCAAGACACACgcacag aaaTTGTGcgtccagcagggggagctctCACTGCTGAGGAGGGAGGCTCTGGCTCTGCGAGACAGACAGGTAGAGCAGGAGGCGGAGCTTCAGCAGCTGAGGGAGGAGCTCAGTCGACAGGTGACACTGGCACAG TTGGAGCGCGACACTCTGCAAGCAgctgcagacaaagacaagCAAAGCAGAGAATCTCAGCTGAAGGCAACTATCCACAccctgcag gaggacaaattgtctcttcagcagcagctgctcaggcTGAGGGACTGGGGGGTGGTTCCAGGCACACCGAACCTGAACAGggtggacctggacctggaccaggaccaggagaaGGAGCAAGAGCAGGCAGCCACTCAGACACTCAGACACAATCTGCAGAGGTCTCAGAACAGAACACGATGTGTTCGGCAGACCCTG ggggcgcaGCCGGAGCGCAGCCACGAGCAGCTTCAGGAAGTTctgcaggagagagacagacggcGGCGTCag agcGGCGGCCATGACAGGAGCGTCACACGCCTCCACAGGAAGCTACAGCAGCTCAGGAGGGTCATGGGTGAGATGGAAGCtctgactgcagagcagctgaCGTCCATCAGCGAGCAGCTGAGAGCTCTGAACCACAGCATGGAGCTGCtatacacacag AACTTCAGCTCTACAAAGAAACGCCGGCAGCAGAAGAGACCTCCCACAGAGGGAGGTAACTGTGTCCACATGATGCCGACATACACAGAcccaggtacacacagacacacacacacaaagagatcaGAAACTGAAGAAAGGATTTTCTGCAGCAGAGAACGACACTGA
- the cntrl gene encoding centriolin isoform X1, whose product MNRKQSELEGRLDNLLTRIATETHEIKELEQQLTTGQILINERLQKDLRDVISGLQEYLRGLRLQAHGAQQKVLHLQAENQSLQLHLEDTQRHCRDLEDTAKTHAQKLCVQQGELSLLRREALALRDRQVEQEAELQQLREELSRQVTLAQLERDTLQAAADKDKQSRESQLKATIHTLQEDKLSLQQQLLRLRDWGVVPGTPNLNRVDLDLDQDQEKEQEQAATQTLRHNLQRSQNRTRCVRQTLGAQPERSHEQLQEVLQERDRRRRQSGGHDRSVTRLHRKLQQLRRVMGEMEALTAEQLTSISEQLRALNHSMELLYTQQRTTLTRAQQEGHLHLLHLLLLQQQEPLTVTPPCSDPLGSSVVPLQQEALCCMEAGVCVNTKKQINRRKRKRRFNMD is encoded by the exons atgaacaggaagcagagcgAGCTGGAGGGGCGCCTGGACAACCTGCTGACACGCATCGCCACGGAGACACACGAGATCAAGGAGCTGGAGCAACAGCTGACCACCG GTCAGATCCTGATCAATGAACGTCTGCAGAAGGATCTGAGGGACGTGATCTCTGGACTTCAGGAGTATCTGAGAGGACTCAGGCTgcag GCTCATGGTGCCCAGCAGAAGGTCCTTCATCTGCAGGCTGAAAATCAAAGTCTGCAGCTCCATCTGGAGGACACTCAGAGACACTGCAGGGATCTGGAAGACACAGCCAAGACACACgcacag aaaTTGTGcgtccagcagggggagctctCACTGCTGAGGAGGGAGGCTCTGGCTCTGCGAGACAGACAGGTAGAGCAGGAGGCGGAGCTTCAGCAGCTGAGGGAGGAGCTCAGTCGACAGGTGACACTGGCACAG TTGGAGCGCGACACTCTGCAAGCAgctgcagacaaagacaagCAAAGCAGAGAATCTCAGCTGAAGGCAACTATCCACAccctgcag gaggacaaattgtctcttcagcagcagctgctcaggcTGAGGGACTGGGGGGTGGTTCCAGGCACACCGAACCTGAACAGggtggacctggacctggaccaggaccaggagaaGGAGCAAGAGCAGGCAGCCACTCAGACACTCAGACACAATCTGCAGAGGTCTCAGAACAGAACACGATGTGTTCGGCAGACCCTG ggggcgcaGCCGGAGCGCAGCCACGAGCAGCTTCAGGAAGTTctgcaggagagagacagacggcGGCGTCag agcGGCGGCCATGACAGGAGCGTCACACGCCTCCACAGGAAGCTACAGCAGCTCAGGAGGGTCATGGGTGAGATGGAAGCtctgactgcagagcagctgaCGTCCATCAGCGAGCAGCTGAGAGCTCTGAACCACAGCATGGAGCTGCtatacacacag CAGAGAACGACACTGACCAGGGCTCAGCAGGAGGGacatctccacctcctccacctcctcctcctccagcagcaggaacCTCTGACTGTCACACCACCCTGTTCGGACCCGCTTGGCTCCTCTGTGGTTCCGCTCCAGCAGGAGGCGCTGTGCTGCATG gaagctggtgtgtgtgtgaacacaaagAAGCAAATaaacaggaggaagagaaaaagaaggttCAACATGGACTGa